The window TAAAAACAACACGATTAAAACGAGAACATGGCCCAGCTTGCGCGTGGCTTCATTCACATAAAACGGACTTAACACAATGAAAAAATGGTTACTCACAGTTGCCGTGGCCGCCAGTTTTGGCGCTCAGGCTGACGAAGGTATGTGGCAGCCCCATCAGCTGCCCGCTATGGCCGATGAGCTTAAAGCAAAAGGGCTAGAAATTGATGCCAAATCGATTTCAAAACTCACTGAATTCCCAATGAACGCAGTGATCAGCCTTGGTGGCTGTACCGCGTCATTCGTATCGCCAAAAGGCTTGGTGGTCACTAACCATCACTGTGCCTATGGTGCGATTCAATACAACTCCACCCCAGAAAAAAACCTGCTGCAAGATGGTTTTTTAGCTAAGGCCTTCGCCGATGAATTACCTGCCACACCGGGTTCACGTGTGTATGTGACCGAAGATGTGACCAATGTGACCGAGCGCGTTAAAGGCGGGCTTGAAGGCAAAATGGGCAGTGACTTCTATCAAGGCGTTGAAAGCCAAGAAAAAGCCTTAGTGGCTGAATGTGAAAAAGAAGACGGCTACCGTTGCCAAGTGTATAGCTTCCACGGCGGTCTTGAATATTATCTGGTTAAACAACTGGAAATCCGCGACGTACGCTTAGTCTATAACCCAGCCGCTAGCGTGGGTAAATACGGCGGCGACGTCGATAACTGGATGTGGCCACGTCACACCGGCGATTTTTCTTTCTATCGCGCTTATGTATCTAAAGCGGGCAAACCTGCCGATTTTAGTAGCGATAACGTACCATACGAACCAAAAAGCTTCTTAAAAGTATCGGCTAAAGGCGTGAGCGATGGCGATTTTGTCATGGTGGCTGGCTACCCAGGTCGCACCAACCGATATCGCACCGCCAATGAAGTACAAAATCAGTTCGAGTGGGCTTATCCAGAAGGTAAGTTATTGCGCGAGCGCTTTATTGAGATCATTAAAGATACCGCGCCAGAGGGCAGTGACGAACGTATTAAGTACGAGAGTCAAATTGCTGGCCTTGCAAACTACGCGAAAAACTTCACCTCAATGATCGAGTTTTATGGCAAATCCACCATGCTGGCGGACCGTAAAGCCCGCGAAGCTGAGCTTGCAGCGTGGATCGCTAAAGACAGCAGCCGTGAAGCGAAATACGGCAAAACCCTAGCAGAATTAGACGCGTTAATTGCCAAGAGTAAAGCGCATCAAGAGCGTGACATGATCTTAAGCTACATAGGTAGCACGACTATGTTGCCAACGGCGCGCAGCTTGTATCGCTTAGCGAACGAGAAACAACTGCCGGATATGCAGCGTGAACCGGGCTTCCAAGAGCGTGATATGACTCGTCTTAAAGCGAGCATGGAGCGTATCGACCGTCGTTATGCCCTAAGCGTAGATAAAGCCGTGTTGTTCGATATGCTGAAACGCTACGCCGCACTGCCAGAAGACAAACGTTTACCCGCATTGGATAAAGCCTTTGGTATCGATAAAAAGTTCAACGAAGCTAAGCTTTCGAAAACCTTAGACAAAATGTACGCCAAAACTGAGTTAGGCAAAAAAGACGTGCGTCTGGCGTGGATGGATAAATCCGTTGCCGATTTTAAAGCCTCTAAAGATCCGTTCATTCAATTCGCCGTGGCTATGTATGACACAGATATGGCTGAAGAAAAGAAAGAAAAAGAGCTGGATGGCGAGCTGATGAA of the Shewanella baltica genome contains:
- a CDS encoding S46 family peptidase gives rise to the protein MKKWLLTVAVAASFGAQADEGMWQPHQLPAMADELKAKGLEIDAKSISKLTEFPMNAVISLGGCTASFVSPKGLVVTNHHCAYGAIQYNSTPEKNLLQDGFLAKAFADELPATPGSRVYVTEDVTNVTERVKGGLEGKMGSDFYQGVESQEKALVAECEKEDGYRCQVYSFHGGLEYYLVKQLEIRDVRLVYNPAASVGKYGGDVDNWMWPRHTGDFSFYRAYVSKAGKPADFSSDNVPYEPKSFLKVSAKGVSDGDFVMVAGYPGRTNRYRTANEVQNQFEWAYPEGKLLRERFIEIIKDTAPEGSDERIKYESQIAGLANYAKNFTSMIEFYGKSTMLADRKAREAELAAWIAKDSSREAKYGKTLAELDALIAKSKAHQERDMILSYIGSTTMLPTARSLYRLANEKQLPDMQREPGFQERDMTRLKASMERIDRRYALSVDKAVLFDMLKRYAALPEDKRLPALDKAFGIDKKFNEAKLSKTLDKMYAKTELGKKDVRLAWMDKSVADFKASKDPFIQFAVAMYDTDMAEEKKEKELDGELMKVRPQYMDAIIAYNLEQGKPVYADANSSLRVTVGHVKGYSPKDGLVAVPFTRLEGIVQKDTGVDPFDAPKKELELIKQKQYGDFYVKAIDSVPVNFLSTLDTTGGNSGSPTLNGRAELVGLLFDGVYESIIGDWAYDDNINRSIQVDSRYMLWVMKYLDHADNLLAEMEIVK